The genomic interval TCAGGGCATGATCTATATCGACGGCCATGTGGAAGCAATCAATGGAGGCACACTGACCTTTGATCCGGGTACCATAGACGGATCAGATTACGTTTATGCCGAACTGCTCAAGTATAACTATGGCTACACACAGGATGCCGCTCTGATTAATCCGGCGACCGGCGAACCGACAGCAGAGCGCGAAAAATGGGTGCTGGCCCTGAAGGCAACCGACACGTCCGGCCAGACGCTGCCCAACAATGTGACCGAGCGGAAGGTGGTGCCAATCTATAAGTTTGACCGCGCCAAGGGCGATGTAACAGCCACAGTGCAGGAAAAATCCAATCTCTTCCTGCAGGATCTGCTGGGCACGCTGCCCGGCAGCCGGATTACCGTTTCTTCCATCACCGAAGACCAGCTCTCTTTTGCCGCTGCAGAAGGATTGAACTCGCTCCTGCAAAACCTGGCGGAGCGTACCTTCGATCAGGCCGGGAGCTATCTGGTCGACGGCTTCGACAGTTTCCTCGGTGCATTGGATGAAAACGATGTGGAGGTAATTACCAACGCGGGCCGCGCCTATATTCAGGGTTTTCGGCATCAGCGAGATCTGCCGACCTCCACGCCGGTTCCGAAATCGGTCGCCATCAAATCGGTGCGCGGTGAACAAAAAACCTACAACATCAGCCAGCGGCAGTATCCGGTAAACTCCACCCCGCTCAAAGAGACGACGCAGGTGGAAGCCATCGTGGAGATGACCGCCAATGTGACCCGTGGTTCGGTTGGCGGAGGTGAAGACCTGCTCGATCCCAATCCGGTGGTTGATATTCTGGAAGTCAGCCAAGGTGCATCCATCTTTCAGGAAGGTGTGGATTGGCAGCAGTCCGGCAATCAGGTCGACTGGATCGGCTCTGGCAATGAACCAGCCATCGGCACCACCTATACCGTGCGCTGGACCTACACCAAGCAGATGATCAAAGGCGAAGATTATGTGGACGGGGGCTGGTTCGGCCTGAATGCTCATCCGGCGGCGGGAACGTATCATTACATTGTGACTGTATTCGATGGCTCCGGCGAAACGGCCTTTGATGCCGGGCGCGTACTTTCCCGGATGACGGAGGCCGGTGAGCTGAACAGCCTGTCATGGCTTCCGGTGAATGGAGCCAGCGGCTACAGAGTCTATCGGGCCACGATCAATGGTTCGCGTACTAGCTTTGAACGGATTAAAGAACTGGGAAGCGAAGCGGTTACCTACATCGATGACGGTGTGGATGAAGCTTCCGGCGTTAATCCTCCGTCGGCCAATACGGCGGCGGTTTCCATGTCTTCCTCTCAGATTGAACTGGGTAACCTCAACGTCGTCAACTTTGGGCGCGGCGCTTTAGGCGAGCAGCCGGTCAACGGATCGAACTGCAGTGTTGATTACGACTACTACCTCGGGCGCAAAGACATCATCTACGCCACCAGCCGTGAAATCAAACGCCTCGAAGGCGCACCGGCGGACTTCCCGAAACTGCCGATTGTCCCGGAGAACACGCTCGGATTGTGCAGCATCGACTGCCCGCCGAATTCGACAATCATGACCATTCGCAACTTCGGCCTGACCCGTATCACCATGGATCAGATCCACGAAATCATCAAAGATGTGGAGGATCTGAAATACAACGATGCGCAGTATCAGATGAATAACGAGCTGCAGAACCGCGATGCGCAGTCGAAAAAGGGAATCTACTCGGACGACTTTTCCAATACCGCGCAGTCGGATATTTATCACGCCGACTGGGATGCCCGGGTGAATGGCCTTGAAAAGTTCGCCTCTCCGGATCGAACGGCGGTTTCCGTCCCGCTTGAAGTGGATGAAGGCAACAGCGATGCCGAATTCTTCGGCAGCCTCGCGCTCCTGCCCGGAACGGAAGAAGTGCTGCTGGATCAGAGCGATTGGTCGGAGGAGCGCAACATTAACCCGTATGCGGTATTCGACAAACCGCCCGCCATGCTGCAGGTCACGCCGAACCTCGGTCGTCGCGGCCAGACCGGCGTTGCGGTGACCGGCATCAACTTCACGCCAAGCGGAACCGGCATTGTACTGCGGTGTGACGGACGGATCGTCGCCAGCAACCTGACCAGCGATGATGCCGGGCGCGTATCCGCATCCTTCACGATTCCGACGGAAACCCGCAACGGGAACCGGATCGTGGAAATGACGGACGGCCAGTACACCGCCCGCACCAGCCTGCAGGTGAACGATCCGCTGGTGATCACCCGTATTCAGCGTTTCATTCAAACCAACATCATCACCCGTATTGTCCGTGTTCCGGTGGTGCGGACGGTCTGGCGAACCCGCACGATCTTTGTGCGGCGCGATCCGTTGGCGCAGACCTTCAGCTTCACGGAAAACCGGGTGTTGTCGGCGATAGGCATTCAGTTCACGGAGCGTGACCCGTCTATTCCGGTTACGGTACAGATTCGCGGCGTTACCACGGGATTGCCGAACGACACCATCTTTGCCGAAAAGGTGATAGCTCCGGTGGAAATCAATCTCGGTGGCGAAACCAAAATCGCCTTCGATGATCCGTTCTATGCGGAAGCCAATACCAGCTATGCGGTCGTCCTGCTGACCAACAGCACGAACTACAAGGTGCGTACCGCCACTCTCGGAAAAACCGGTCGCTCGGGCATCATTACTCGTCAGAGCTATGCGGAAGGTGTGCTGTTGGAAAGCTCTAATGCCGAAACCTGGACTCCACTCAATGGTTCCGACCTCACGCTGAAGCTCTATGGTTATGAGTTCGAGAATGACGGCACAATTCAGTTTCAGCCGATCAACGGTGTGCAGTTCTCCGATCTGAATATTGATGAATATTCCGCCATCCCGGAAGGCACCAACCTTGTGTGGGAATATTCCACCGATGGCGGCCAGACGTGGGACGCGGTTGTTCCGGCAGAAGAGGAACGGTTGCCCAACCTGACGGACAGCGTATTGGTTCGGATTCGGTTCAGTTCCGGTATGAACAACGATACGCCAGCGCTCAACTTCCGCGATGTTAACCTGATCGGTTATCTCAACAAAACGACCGGCGTTTACCTGACCCGCGAGAACGAACTGACGCAGGGAGTGGAGTCGACGAAGGTGTATGCCCAAATGGATATCCCAAGCGGCACCAGTGTTCTGTGGTTCACCTCCAATGATGGCGGCGAAACATGGGAAGCTATGGCCATCGACGATACCCGGCCTATCGATGAAAACTGGACGGAATACACGCTGATCAGAACCTTCACCGATCCAGCGGGAACTAAAGTTCGCTATAAGGCAGAGCTAACTGGATCCGCGTTGGCTTATCCGAGGATTCACACCCTCGGCGCAACATTGAGCTAATGGAGGGCGCGAGATGATTGTTCAACGCCGGGGCGGGATGACCGAGTTCATCCCGTCTCCACAGGAAAAACGGGAAGGTTTGGTCCGAGATCACTCCTTCAATCTGATCGAGAACCTGCACAATCGGCTGCAGCGATTAGAAGCTGAACTGGACTTTCCGTTTGAAGAAGCCGAAGCCTGCTCCGCCTTTCTCGAAAAGCTGAAGCAGGATGAATCCCGCAACATCGCCATCCATAACGAGCTGCTATCGAAAGAGTAGCCATGCTTACCCGCTAACATATTTAATCCCAATGTGTTAGCGGGTTCTTTTCTGTGTTCTTTCACTTGCTATACCTCCGACACAGAGCGTGCATGCACACCACAAAGAGCGGGGTAACAGATTGCCCCGCAACGAGAAGAAACACGAGCGGAGGCACAGTATGGATTTGAGAGACCTTAGATTCGGGATTGAGATTGAAACCGTAAAACGAACCCGCGAGCAGATCGCTCGGGCAGTACACTCGGTGGTCGGCGGCACCGTCCGACACGTCGGTTATCCATCCTGCTACGACCCATGGGAAGTGAAAGACCTGCGGGGCCGTAAATGGAAAATCGTCAACGATGCATCCCTTTCCGGTGTTCCCAGCCACCTGCGGGCGGAGCTGGTCAGTCCGGTTCTGACCTACGACGACATTCCCCAGTTTCAGGAGGTGGTTCGGGCCGTCCGCCGAGCTGGCGGTCGGGTGAATACGCAGTGCGGCATCCACATCCATATCGATGCGGAACCGTTTGATGGCCGAAAACTGGGCAACCTCGCCAAGATGGTCTACAAGCAAGAACCGCTGATTCTTCACGCGCTCGGCATCAGCTCCAATCGCCTTAGCCAATATACCCGTCCGGTCTGCGACGACCTGATCCGCAGTATTGAACAGCACCGGCCAACCACCAAAGAGGAACTAAACCGCATCTGGTACGGCTACCACAACAGCCAGCCGCAACACTATGACCGAACCCGCTATCGAGGCCTCAATCTCCACAATGTTTGGTATCGCGGCACAGTTGAATTCCGCTGGTTCGAGTCCACGCTCCACGCCGGAAAGATCAAAGCCTACCTGCAGTTTTGCTTGGGCATCGCTGCCAAGGCCCTCAACGCCCGATCAGCATCCAGCCGAAAACGGGACTTCAATATTCAGAGTGCGAAATATGACTTTCGCGTCTTCCTGCTCCACCTCGGCCTGATCGGTGACGAATTTAAAACCGCCCGCCTGCACCTGATGAAAAACATGCCCGGCGATGCCGCTTTCAAACGTGGGCGACCACAGCCCACAGAAACCACAACCCAACCCACAGAGGCCGGATCAACATCCGGCCTCTCTGTTTAACAGGAGGAAACACCATGAAGATAAAGATCCATTCCATGGCTTTCGACGGGAAGCCGATCATCGACGACGGCAGAACCGTGCAGGCTCCGACCTGCCTCGAGGTCGCCGAACAGATGCACCATCAAACGCCGTTCACCACCGATCTGTCGCTGAGAGAATACCAGCTCAGGGTGCTTGCCAAAATCGAAGGCGACAACGCGAAGCCTCTACCGGACGATCCCGAGCAGGCCGCCGCTGAATTTTTCACCCGAATGGCGCAGCACGGCTGGGTGGAATTCCTGCCGGATGAGGACGCCATCGAGTCTCTGTATCCCGAGCTGTTTCAGGAGGCCGTGGAGACGGTGCGCGATTCCGGACGCACCAACATGTTCGACATTCCCGTGGCCATCGACCTGATCCGCGAGATGGGCTACCCCGAGGTGGCCCTCTGGATCACCGGCCACCTTGTGGAATATGTGGAGTTCATCATTGGGGAGCCGAAAATCTTCTTCCCTCAAACCGGCAACGGGAGCGACACACCATGTGCGGACAAGTAGGCATCATCTTTGGGAAGAAGCGCCGCCGGATCGCCGAGCGCGAATATTTGAACGAGGTATTCCGACGCATGTTGCTCAGCTCCGAGCGGCGCGGTCCGCATGCCTCCGGTGTCGCACTGCTTCAGACCGACGGCGACTTCCGGCTCTTCAAACGGCCATGGCGAGCGCATCGGGCCGTTCATGATCCGGCCTTCGGCG from Verrucomicrobia bacterium S94 carries:
- a CDS encoding DUF4815 domain-containing protein; this translates as MSISRETFDPTKNYKRIRYHQDRDLLDSELNEQQELINLERRKIADILFKEGSILSGLNVTVQANELILTQGMIYIDGHVEAINGGTLTFDPGTIDGSDYVYAELLKYNYGYTQDAALINPATGEPTAEREKWVLALKATDTSGQTLPNNVTERKVVPIYKFDRAKGDVTATVQEKSNLFLQDLLGTLPGSRITVSSITEDQLSFAAAEGLNSLLQNLAERTFDQAGSYLVDGFDSFLGALDENDVEVITNAGRAYIQGFRHQRDLPTSTPVPKSVAIKSVRGEQKTYNISQRQYPVNSTPLKETTQVEAIVEMTANVTRGSVGGGEDLLDPNPVVDILEVSQGASIFQEGVDWQQSGNQVDWIGSGNEPAIGTTYTVRWTYTKQMIKGEDYVDGGWFGLNAHPAAGTYHYIVTVFDGSGETAFDAGRVLSRMTEAGELNSLSWLPVNGASGYRVYRATINGSRTSFERIKELGSEAVTYIDDGVDEASGVNPPSANTAAVSMSSSQIELGNLNVVNFGRGALGEQPVNGSNCSVDYDYYLGRKDIIYATSREIKRLEGAPADFPKLPIVPENTLGLCSIDCPPNSTIMTIRNFGLTRITMDQIHEIIKDVEDLKYNDAQYQMNNELQNRDAQSKKGIYSDDFSNTAQSDIYHADWDARVNGLEKFASPDRTAVSVPLEVDEGNSDAEFFGSLALLPGTEEVLLDQSDWSEERNINPYAVFDKPPAMLQVTPNLGRRGQTGVAVTGINFTPSGTGIVLRCDGRIVASNLTSDDAGRVSASFTIPTETRNGNRIVEMTDGQYTARTSLQVNDPLVITRIQRFIQTNIITRIVRVPVVRTVWRTRTIFVRRDPLAQTFSFTENRVLSAIGIQFTERDPSIPVTVQIRGVTTGLPNDTIFAEKVIAPVEINLGGETKIAFDDPFYAEANTSYAVVLLTNSTNYKVRTATLGKTGRSGIITRQSYAEGVLLESSNAETWTPLNGSDLTLKLYGYEFENDGTIQFQPINGVQFSDLNIDEYSAIPEGTNLVWEYSTDGGQTWDAVVPAEEERLPNLTDSVLVRIRFSSGMNNDTPALNFRDVNLIGYLNKTTGVYLTRENELTQGVESTKVYAQMDIPSGTSVLWFTSNDGGETWEAMAIDDTRPIDENWTEYTLIRTFTDPAGTKVRYKAELTGSALAYPRIHTLGATLS
- a CDS encoding VrlD, encoding MIVQRRGGMTEFIPSPQEKREGLVRDHSFNLIENLHNRLQRLEAELDFPFEEAEACSAFLEKLKQDESRNIAIHNELLSKE
- a CDS encoding amidoligase, producing MDLRDLRFGIEIETVKRTREQIARAVHSVVGGTVRHVGYPSCYDPWEVKDLRGRKWKIVNDASLSGVPSHLRAELVSPVLTYDDIPQFQEVVRAVRRAGGRVNTQCGIHIHIDAEPFDGRKLGNLAKMVYKQEPLILHALGISSNRLSQYTRPVCDDLIRSIEQHRPTTKEELNRIWYGYHNSQPQHYDRTRYRGLNLHNVWYRGTVEFRWFESTLHAGKIKAYLQFCLGIAAKALNARSASSRKRDFNIQSAKYDFRVFLLHLGLIGDEFKTARLHLMKNMPGDAAFKRGRPQPTETTTQPTEAGSTSGLSV
- a CDS encoding DUF5049 domain-containing protein; the encoded protein is MAQHGWVEFLPDEDAIESLYPELFQEAVETVRDSGRTNMFDIPVAIDLIREMGYPEVALWITGHLVEYVEFIIGEPKIFFPQTGNGSDTPCADK